The nucleotide sequence GGGCTCTGAAGCCGCTTTCGAACAGGTCTGGCTCACGCGCGACACGTTTCTCGACGGGGTGCCGGGCTTCGTCGAATTCCACTTGCTGAAGGGCCCCGAGCTCGAGGATCACACGCTGTACGCCTCGCACACGGTCTGGGCGAACCACGCCGCGTTCGAGGCGTGGACCAAGTCGGATGCGTTCCGCGCCGCGCATCAGCGCGCCGGCGACAACAAGCCGCTCTATCTCGGCCATCCGCAGTTCGAGGGTTTCGAGGTGATGCAGACGGTCGGACGCGGCGCGAAGTAGCCGCGCCGTAGATCAGCCCAGCGTAATCTTGTCGATCTCGGCGAGATCCTCCGCGCTGAGCTTCCACGCGATCGCCTTGACGTTCTCCTCGATCTGCTCGACGCGGGTCGCGCCTGCGATCACGCTCGACACTTGCGGGCGTGCGGCGAGCCAGGAGAAGGCGAGCTCGAGCATCGAGTGCCCGCGCGCCGTCGCAAACGCCATGAGCTTCTCGACGATGTCCTCGTTGCGCGGCGTGACATAGCGGTCGCGTAGCCGCGGCGTTTGGCCGAAGCGGGTGTCGCCGGGCGCGGTCTCGCCCTTCCGGTACTTGCCGGTCAGAAGCCCGCTGGCGAGCGGGAAGAACGGCAACAGGCCGAGCTTGTATTCCTGTGCTGCCGGCAACAGATCCTTCTCGATGTCGCGCACGACGAGCGAATATTCATCCTGGCAGGAGACGAAGCGGCCGACATTCATCGCGCGTGCGACGTACTCCGCTTCGGCGATCCGCCAGGCCGGAAAGTTCGAATTGCCGATGTAGCGGACCTTGCCCTGGCGGACGAGATCGTCGAGCGCGCGCAGGCTCTCCTCGATCGGCGTCAGCGGGTCATAATCGTGCTGCTGGTAGAGATCGATGTAGTCGGTCTTCAGCCGCTTCAGGCTCGCTTCCACGGCGGCCATGATGTAGCGGCGCGAGGCGCCCTGCCTGGTGCCGTCCTCCGCCATCGGCTTGGAATATTTCGTCGCCAGCACGATGTCCTTGCGGCGGTCGCCGAGGACAGTGCCGAGCACATTTTCCGAGCCGCCCATGTTGGAATAGATGTCGGCGGTGTCGAACAGCGTGATGCCGAGATCGAGCGCGCGATGGATCACCTTGCGCGAGGCCTCGAGGTCGATGCGCTGGCCGAAATTGTTGCAGCCGAGCCCGACCGCGGACACGCGAAGGCCGGAGGCGCCGAGATTACGAACTTCCATGGGAGATCCTGTCAGAGATGAGCAGCGGTGCATTGTGAGCGCCGCCCGCCACGGCAGCAAGGCGCTGCCTGCGTTGCTGCCATGCCGACAAGGAACCGCGGGCAAAAAAATGCGGCCCCTGTCAGACGCGGCGACTGACGGGGACCGCTTTGGGGCGCTTGATCGGTGACGGGGGGCCTGATCAGACGCAACTGCAACCTAGTCCCGGTGTGTTACGCGCCGGTGACAGCCAGAGTTATCCACAGGCGCCGATCAGAAGATCTTGCGATAGACGATGAAGCCGGAGCGCTCGGCGACCTTGTCGTACAGGCGCTGCGCGGTGACGTTGGTCTCATGCGTCTGCCAGTAGACGCGGGGCGATCCCGCCAGCTTCGCCCGTTCATAGACGCCGTAGATCAATGCCGAGGCGACGCCCTTGCCGCGCGCGGCCTCCAGCGTGAACAGATCCTGCAGATAGCAGGACGGCTCGATCGCGGTGGTGCTGCGATGAAACAGATAGTTCGTCATGCCGAGCAGCTTGCCGTCGTTCTCGGCGACCAGCCCATGCACCGGCTCATAGGCGTCGAAGAACCGCTGCCACGTCACCCGCGTGATTTCGGGCGCCAGCGCCGTCGGACCCGAGCGGCCGTAGAAGGCGTTGTAGCCGTCCCACAGCGGCAGCCATTGATCGTAGTCCTGCCGCGTGACGGGGCGAATGGTGAGTGACATGTGAAGATCCCGCGAACGATGAAGCGTCCTTCATACGGGATGATGGGTGAGTGGATCAATCGCGCAAGTGCCGCCTCACTCCGCGACGCGCAGATACCGGATCAGCTTGCGGTTCGCGGGATCCCGCAGCGAGCGGTAGTAGTCGGCGCGTGCGGGCGCGTCGGTGTGGCGCACGAGGTCGGTCACCGGCGTGTAGCTCAGCATGCGCCCGCCGTCGGGCAGCGCGGCACAGACGAAGCGCAGCACCTCGCCGTTGCGTAAGGCGATGTTGATCGGCGTGGCATCGCCGGTCCGCACCATCTCCATGCGCTGGGCGATGAAGGTGCCGAGCTCGTCCTCGGGCAGCTCGAACGCGCCGGTGTCGCGGCCGTGGTACATCAGTGCGATGAAGGGCGGCTTGCCGTCGGCCACTTCGTCCGGCAGCGCAAAATAGTCGCGGAACGCACGGTTGATGAATTCGGCGCGCGTCTCGGCATCGAGCAGCACGATGCCGATATCGACCTGGTCGAGCGCCGCCGACAGCCGCGCGGCGGTGGCGTGGCTCTGGCGCTCGGCGGCAAAGGAGCCGAGCAGCCGCTCGCGCATCAGGCCGGTGATGCCTGCGGTGCCGATCGCCGTCGCAGCCAGGAGGCCGAGCTGGACAAGATCGCCCGGCGCATGGAAGGGAACGCCGCTGCGGTTGAGGACGATCAGCGCCGCTCCGATCACCGCGAGCGCTGCACTGGTGATGGCGGAGGCGAAACCCGACAGCGCGCCGGCGAGCGCTACGATGCAGACGAACAGCGGCGCAAGTGACGGAGCTAGTGACGGCGTGGGGATAAAGCGATCGAAAAGCATCGCCAGCAGCGGGGTCGCTGCCGTCAGCACGGGACCGGAGATCGCACGCCATCCGAACCGCATGGGCCTGTCTCGTTCCTCCCCGAACGAGGTAAGGCGGCAACACTGACTGATCGTTGCGCTGGTGGCGTGCGAATTCGTGCGGAAGACTTAAGCGGCGGCTGCGACGACCTGCAAAGCTTTCAGATGATTTTAGACCAAATGCACGTGCCTGACGCGCTGCTGAAGCGTTGGTGCATTCAACGTCGATGTTCCCGAGGTCTTGCGCATGCCGGTGAAGATCAGCAGCGATGCCGCGACCAGGATGGCCGCAGTCAGGGTGATTGCAACGACGACCACAGGTGATTTCATCGATGTCCCATCGCGATGCCGTCAGGCGCGGGGCCGCGCGGCACCTTGAAGGTTATTCAGGATGAAACGGGGATCAGACCGGCAGACCCATCGCCATGGTCGCCTTGGTCGACAGCACCGTCAGGGTGACGATTAGGCACAGCGAGAGTGCAGCGACGGCGAGCGAGGCCGCGACCGCATTGGTCAGCCGGGAAGACGCGACGGTAGCGGGGTGGCCTTGAAAGCCTGCCGTGCCGGACGCCCGAATCATGGTCTAAATCCTTCAACGTGCGAGCGAATCACCCGCGACATTGAACAATTTCACCGTTTCAACCGGCAATATTGCGGCGGCCATTCCGCTGAAAGTGGCGGGATTGCGGCGAAAGGGAACGTTATGCCCGTTATTAACCAGAACGGGATTGCCGGTCAGGCGCTTGCTGCGATACTGGCGGGGTCGTCGATGTCGGCCGGGCGCCAGTCCATCGAGACGAAGCCGGGCGCGGCTTCGACCCGCTTCAGCCAGTCCCGGATCGCCGGGAACGGCGCCAAGTCGAAGTCGCAGCGGTCGGCGAGGTGGGTGTAGCCGTACAGCGCGATGTCGGCGACCGTCAGCTGGCGGGCGGCGAAATAGGCGTTGGTCTTGAGGTGGTTCTCCATCACCTGAAGCGCGCCGTAGCCGCGCTCCATCCAGTCTTCCAGCGAGTGGGTCTGGAGATCGCGGCCGCCCCTGACCAGCGACAGCCAGAAATAGGCCGCGCCGATGTTCGGCTCGAGCGCGTGCTGCTCGAAGAACATCCATTGCAGCGCGTCAGCGCGGTCGATGCGGTTCTCCGGCGCGAGCGGCGTGCCGACGGCGACGTACCAGAGGATGGCGTTGGACTCGGCGAGATAGCGGTCGTCGCCGACCTCGAGCAGCGGCACCTGGCCCGACGGGTTCTTGGTCAGGAAATCAGGCGTGCGGCTCTCGCCGCGCAGAATGTCCACCTCGACCGCTTCGTAGGGCACGTTCAAAAGCGCCAGCGCAAGGCGGACCTTGTAGCTGTTGCCGGAGCGTTGCATCGAATAGAGCTTGTACATTCTGGGAGTCGATTCCGGGTGCGGGAAGGCGCGGCGCATCCTGCCCACGCGCCGCGGCTAAACAATGATGCCGATGCGAATCCGCCGCAAGGGCCGGCCAATAGAAAAACTCGAAAACCCTACCGCACTGCAATGCCGAGGAAGATCATTTCCGTGCGACCATGCAACTCAGTTCACGCTTGCGTCAACGCGCGGACGCGTTGCGCCGTGCATTGATGCGAGACCGGTTGAGCGGCGCTGATCGCGCCGGGCGCCGACGATCTGGTCACGGCTCTGAAGCACCCCTCGCAAGCGTCAGCCTGCCGTCAGTCTCGTGGTCGGTTCTTGGCGCTCGAACGGCTTAAAATTGCTCCGAGGACAAGCCTTGCCGGATATGAGGGGTTTGCGAGGCAAAGTTGCGGAAAATTGCGAGGAATCCTGCCTTGAACCGCTCCAGATCCCTAAACTTTTGCGCGATCGGGCCGAAGTTTCTTGCGATGCAGGGACACACGTTTTAGGGTGTCTGCATTCCCACAATCAGAGTCGTGAGGCCCAGGGCTTCACGACGCTTGTCAGGAGATGACGATGTCCTTCCTTGCCGCTGCGCTCGACCGTGTGAAGCCGTCCGCAACCATCGCGGTCACGGATAAAGCACGTGCGCTGAAAGCGGCGGGCCGCAACGTCATCGGCCTCGGTGCCGGCGAGCCCGACTTCGACACGCCTGCCAACATCAAGCTGGCCGCGATCCACGCCATCGAAGCCGGCAAGACCAAGTACACCGCGGTCGACGGCATCCCCGAGCTGAAGGAAGCCATCATCGGCAAGTTTCAGCGCGAGAACGGCGTCGTCTACAAGCCGAACCAGATCATCGTCGGCACCGGCGGCAAGCAGGTGCTCTACAACGCGTTGATGGCGACCATCAATCCGGGCGACGAGGTGATCATCCCGGCGCCGTACTGGGTCAGCTATCCCGAGATGGTGGCGCTCGCCGGCGGCGAGCCTGTGTCGGTGGTCTGCACCGCCGCGACCGGCTTCAAGCTCCAGGCCGATGCGCTCGAGCGCGCGATCACGCCGAAGACCAAATGGGTGATCCTGTGCTCGCCGTCGAATCCGACCGGCGCTGCCTATACCAAGTCCGAGCTGAAGGCGCTCACCGACGTGCTGGTCAGGCACCCCCACGTCTGGGTGATGACCGACGACATGTACGAGCACCTCGTCTATGACGACTTCCAGTTCACCACCGTCGCGCAGGTCGAGCCGAAACTCTACGACCGCACGCTCACCGTGAACGGCGTGTCGAAAGCCTATTGCATGACCGGCTGGCGTATCGGCTATGCCGGCGGCCCGGCGCAACTGATCAAGGCGATGGCGACGATCCAGTCGCAGTCGACCTCGAACCCGTCGTCGATCGCGCAATGGGCCGCGGTCGAAGCGCTGAACGGTCCGCAGGACTTCATCCCCGCCAACAACAAGGTGTTCAAGGAGCGCCGCGACCTCGTCGTCTCCATGCTCAACCAGGCCAAGGGCATCGAGTGCCCGCGTCCCGAAGGCGCGTTCTACGTCTATCCGTCCTGCGCCGGCACCATCGGCAAGACCGCGCCGTCGGGCAAGGTGATCGATAATGACGAGACCTTCGTCACCGAACTGCTCGAGACCGAAGGCGTCGCGGTGGTGCAGGGTTCGGCCTTCGGCCTTGGACCTGCGTTCCGCATCTCCTATGCGACCAAGACCTCGGACCTCGAAGACGCCTGCAAGCGCATCCAGCGCTTCTGCGGCAATCTGCGGTAAGCCTGTCGCGACCGACGTTGAAAAGGCCCGCTTCGGCGGGCCTTTTTTGTGTCGGAGTCGGATGGACTTTTGACGGAGGCGGCATCGTGCCTTGCCCCTCACCCGGATCGCGCCGAACGATTGCTGCGCATCGCCGCGACGATCCGACCTCTCCCCGCAAAGGACGGGGAGAGGTTGAGAAGCTCGGCGACGCTGCTCGCATGTAAGGGACGCACCGCTCGCGCACTCCCTCGCTTCGTTCTTACGGAGAGGGTGGGGTGAGGGGCTTCTCTCCGCGAATTCCATATGTCCGATCTGGTCCCCACAACACTCTTGTGGCATAGACCATCGCGCGGCGTGTGCCGCGCCCGCTCTGCCCGCATTCCATTCATCGCCGGAGATCTTTCATGCGCCGCTCACTCCTCCTCGCCGGACTCACAGTCGCGAGCCTCGTGGCCTCCGTCGCGAACAGCGGCGCGCAGCAGCAGCGGATGGCGCGGGTCGGCGTGCTCGAATGCCGCGGCGGCGCCAGCGTCGGCTTCATCGTGGGATCGGTGACCCATCTCGGCTGCGTGTTGCGCGCCGACGGCTTGCCGGACGACCGCTATGTCGCGACCATCCGCAAAGTCGGTCTCGACATCGGCATCACCCAGGAGACGGCTCTGGCGTGGGGCGTGTTCGCACCGGTCGACCGGCTCGGCCCCGGCGACCTCTCGGGCAATTATGCGGGCGCGCAGGGCAGCGCCTCGGTCGGCGTCGGTCTCGGCGGCAACGTGCTGGTCGGCGGCTCCAACAATTCGATCGCGCTCCAGCCGCTCAGCGTGCAGGGCCAGGTCGGCCTCAACGTCGCCGCTGGTCTGGAGAGCCTGGAACTCCGTCCGGGCCGTTAACAAGTTCGCCTGTGCGGATCGCGTCGCTCCGACGCGATTCCGACAACGACGCACCGCAGCGACGTTTGATGCTTGCCAAATCTCGGGGACGGGCAGAGCATCTGCGGTTGCCGACCCAATCATGGGCCGAGCTCCACACCAAGGAGGCGGCGAATGGGACAAGACGTCAGAAGTCCCCGAGGTCCACGGTGCATCGCGCTGGTGGGCCCATTCCAAAGCGGTAAAACCACACTTCTCGAAGCAATATTGGCGCGAACCGGCGCCATCCCGCGCGCCGGCAGCGTCGACGCCGGAACTTCCGTCGGCGACGCCACGCCGGAGGCCCGTCATCACAAGATGACCGTCGGCCTCACTGCTGCCACCACGAGTTTCATGGGCGACAGCTATACCTTCCTCGATTGTCCCGGTTCCGTCGAATTCGCCCACGACATGCGCGCCGCGCTGCCCGCGGTCGACGCCGCGATCGTGGTCTGCGAGGCCGACGAGAAGAAGCTGCCGCAGCTTCAGATCATCCTGCGCGAGCTGGAGGAGCTGAAGATCCCGCGTTTCCTGTTCCTCAACAAGATCGATCGCGCCAACAACCGCATCCGCGAAACGCTCGCCATGCTCCAGCCCGCCTCGCGCGTGCCGCTGGTGCTGCGCCAGATCCCGATCTGGAAGGACGAGCTGATCGAGGGCTTCGTCGATCTCGCGCTGGAGCGCGCATTCGTCTACCGCGAGCACAAGGCCTCCGAAGTGGTCGCGCTCGAAGGCGGCAATCTCGATCGCGAGAAGGAAGCTCGCTTCTCGATGCTGGAGAAGCTCGCCGACCACGACGACGCGCTGATGGAGCAGTTGCTCGAAGACATCCAGCCGCCGCGCGATGCGGTGTTCGACGATCTCGCCCGCGAATTGCGCGAGGGGCTGATCTGCCCCGTGCTGCTGGGCGCTGCCGCGCGCGAGAACGGCGTGCTGCGTTTGATGAAGGCGCTGCGTCACGAGGCGCCGGGCGTTGCGGAGACGGCAAAACGTCTCGGCGTTCCCGAGACCAGGGACGCGCTCGGTTTCGTCTTCAAGACGCTGCATTCGCAGCACGGCGGCAAGCTGTCGCTGACGCGGCTGCTCGCCGGCCGTCTCGACGACGGTGCGACCGTGCAATCCTCCTCCGGCGGAGCGGGCCGCATCTCCGGCATCCTTGCCGTCAACGGCGCCTACGACACCAAGCGCGCGGCGGCGGAAGCCGGCGACACGGTGGCGCTCGCCAAAGTCGATCCGATCAAGACCGGTGACACGGTCTCGAACGGCAAGACCCCGCCGGCGGCGCTCGCAGCCAGCGAGCCGACGCCGCCTGTGCTCGCGATCTCGGTTGCGGCCACCGATCGCAAGGACGACGTCAAGCTCGGCCAGGCGCTGACGCGGCTGCACGAGGAGGATCCCTCGCTCGTCATCGTGATGAACGCCCAGACCCACGACACCGTGCTGTGGGGGCAGGGCGAGATGCACTTACGCGTCGCCAGCGAGCGGCTGCGCGACCGCTTCGGCGTCAAGATCGCCTCGCATCCGCCTGCGATCGGCTACCAGGAGACCATTCGCAAGCCGATCGTCCAGCGCGGCCGCCACAAGAAGCAGTCCGGCGGCCACGGTCAGTTCGGCGACGTCGTTCTCGACATCAGGCCGCTGCCGCGCGGCGAGGGGTTCAAGTTCGCCGAGAAGGTCGTCGGCGGTGCCGTGCCGCGCAATTACATCGGCGCGGTGGAAGAAGGCGTCGTCGACGGATTGACGCGCGGTCCGCTCGGTTTCCCCGTCACCGATGTGCAGGTGACGCTGACCGACGGCTCCTATCACAGCGTCGATTCCTCCGACCTCGCCTTCCGCACGGCGGCGCGGGTCGGGCTCAACGAAGGTCTGCCGCACTGCCAGTCGGTGCTGCTGGAGCCGATCCACGTGGTCGAGATCGTCTGCCCGACCGACGCCACCGCCAAGATCAACGCGATCCTGTCGGCGCGGCGCGGCCAGATCCTCGGCTTCGACACCCGCGACGGCTGGAGCGGATGGGACTGCGTCCGCGCCATGATGCCGGAAGCGGAGATCGGCGAGCTCATCGTCGAGCTGCGCTCGGCCACCGCCGGTGCTGGCAGCTTCACCCGTCAGTTCGACCACATGGCCGAAGTCACGGGACGCGCCGCCGACCAGATCATCGCCGCGCACCAGCACGCGGCGTAACCGGCGTCGCATAGTAAGGGAGGCACCACTCTCTCTCTCCCTCTCCCCGTTCTTGCGGGGAGAGGGTGGGGTGAGGGGGTATCTCCGCGCGTGCGGTGGTTTCCATGGGCTGAGCCTCTCTCCACGCGGCAATGACGGGGAAACAATTGGGGCCTCGTGAAGCCCTTGCGCTCAGCCCTAGATGATGTATTTTACATCATTGTATATGGGTGAAATATCACTTATAAGCTTTAATACGTGAGGCCAAGGTGATCACGTCATTCCAGATGCGGGCAGCCCGCGCGCTGCTCGGCATTGACCAGAGGACCTTGGCGGAACTTGCAGGCGTGTCGCTGCCGACCATCCAGCGGATGGAGGCGAGCACCGGCAACGTTCGTGGCGTGGTCGAGACCTTGATGAGGGTGGTCGATGCGTTCGAGCGGGCCGGCGTCGAGCTGATCGGCGAACAGGCGCGCAGCGACAGCGGCGGACGCGGCGTTCGGCTGAAAGAGCCGGGGCCGCCACGCCGGGGTGGGGCGTGATCCCGCGATGATCATGCCCGGAAGCAGGTTGAACTAACGCACCGTCGCGCCGAAGCACGCGGCCGCACGATGCATCGGAGCGTTGTGGGCAGCGGAGCACTTTGCTGAAATGAGCATCACGGGCGAACACGCAGGCAAGCTGCACCAGCTTCGTCAGCCGACCTTTGCCGAACTGTATTTGCCAAAGCTCGTCACCGTCTGGCGCGAGGGCTACGGCGTCGCGGATTTCCGCGCCGACGTCTTCGCCGGCCTCACGGTTGCGATCGTCGCGCTGCCGCTGTCGATGGCGATCGCGATCGCTTCTGGCGTGACGCCGGATCGCGGTCTCTATACTGCGGTCGTCGGCGGCTTCATCGCCTCGCTGCTCGGCGGCAGCCGGTTCCAGATCGGCGGGCCTGCCGGCGCGTTCATCGTATTGGTCGCAGCGACCGCGGAGCGGCACGGCGTCGATGGCGTCATCCTCGCCACCCTGATGGCGGGCCTGTTCCTGATCGCCGCGGGCCTGTTGCGGGTCGGCACCTACATCAAGTTCATTCCCTATCCCGTCACGGTCGGATTCACCGCCGGCATCGCCGTGATCATTTTTGCGAGCCAGCTTCATGATCTCGGCGGGATCACGCTGGTCGGGAAGGAGCCCAGCGAGTTTGTTCCGAAACTCGTCGCGCTCGCCGGGGGTCTGCACACCATCAATCCGTCCGCCGTCGTCGTGGCCATCGTCAGCATCGCCATCATTGCCGTCTTGCGGCGCTGGCGGCCGTCCTGGCCCGGCATCCTGATCGCGGTCGTGCTGGCGGCGGTCGCGTGTGCTGCATTGTCGCTGCCGGTCGAGACCATCGGATCGCGCTTCGGCGGCATTCCGCGCGAATTGCC is from Bradyrhizobium xenonodulans and encodes:
- a CDS encoding pyridoxal phosphate-dependent aminotransferase — encoded protein: MSFLAAALDRVKPSATIAVTDKARALKAAGRNVIGLGAGEPDFDTPANIKLAAIHAIEAGKTKYTAVDGIPELKEAIIGKFQRENGVVYKPNQIIVGTGGKQVLYNALMATINPGDEVIIPAPYWVSYPEMVALAGGEPVSVVCTAATGFKLQADALERAITPKTKWVILCSPSNPTGAAYTKSELKALTDVLVRHPHVWVMTDDMYEHLVYDDFQFTTVAQVEPKLYDRTLTVNGVSKAYCMTGWRIGYAGGPAQLIKAMATIQSQSTSNPSSIAQWAAVEALNGPQDFIPANNKVFKERRDLVVSMLNQAKGIECPRPEGAFYVYPSCAGTIGKTAPSGKVIDNDETFVTELLETEGVAVVQGSAFGLGPAFRISYATKTSDLEDACKRIQRFCGNLR
- a CDS encoding elongation factor G, producing MGQDVRSPRGPRCIALVGPFQSGKTTLLEAILARTGAIPRAGSVDAGTSVGDATPEARHHKMTVGLTAATTSFMGDSYTFLDCPGSVEFAHDMRAALPAVDAAIVVCEADEKKLPQLQIILRELEELKIPRFLFLNKIDRANNRIRETLAMLQPASRVPLVLRQIPIWKDELIEGFVDLALERAFVYREHKASEVVALEGGNLDREKEARFSMLEKLADHDDALMEQLLEDIQPPRDAVFDDLARELREGLICPVLLGAAARENGVLRLMKALRHEAPGVAETAKRLGVPETRDALGFVFKTLHSQHGGKLSLTRLLAGRLDDGATVQSSSGGAGRISGILAVNGAYDTKRAAAEAGDTVALAKVDPIKTGDTVSNGKTPPAALAASEPTPPVLAISVAATDRKDDVKLGQALTRLHEEDPSLVIVMNAQTHDTVLWGQGEMHLRVASERLRDRFGVKIASHPPAIGYQETIRKPIVQRGRHKKQSGGHGQFGDVVLDIRPLPRGEGFKFAEKVVGGAVPRNYIGAVEEGVVDGLTRGPLGFPVTDVQVTLTDGSYHSVDSSDLAFRTAARVGLNEGLPHCQSVLLEPIHVVEIVCPTDATAKINAILSARRGQILGFDTRDGWSGWDCVRAMMPEAEIGELIVELRSATAGAGSFTRQFDHMAEVTGRAADQIIAAHQHAA
- a CDS encoding GNAT family N-acetyltransferase — its product is MSLTIRPVTRQDYDQWLPLWDGYNAFYGRSGPTALAPEITRVTWQRFFDAYEPVHGLVAENDGKLLGMTNYLFHRSTTAIEPSCYLQDLFTLEAARGKGVASALIYGVYERAKLAGSPRVYWQTHETNVTAQRLYDKVAERSGFIVYRKIF
- a CDS encoding antibiotic biosynthesis monooxygenase family protein, with the translated sequence MYIAMNRFRVTKGSEAAFEQVWLTRDTFLDGVPGFVEFHLLKGPELEDHTLYASHTVWANHAAFEAWTKSDAFRAAHQRAGDNKPLYLGHPQFEGFEVMQTVGRGAK
- a CDS encoding glutathione S-transferase family protein; the encoded protein is MYKLYSMQRSGNSYKVRLALALLNVPYEAVEVDILRGESRTPDFLTKNPSGQVPLLEVGDDRYLAESNAILWYVAVGTPLAPENRIDRADALQWMFFEQHALEPNIGAAYFWLSLVRGGRDLQTHSLEDWMERGYGALQVMENHLKTNAYFAARQLTVADIALYGYTHLADRCDFDLAPFPAIRDWLKRVEAAPGFVSMDWRPADIDDPASIAASA
- a CDS encoding helix-turn-helix domain-containing protein; translated protein: MITSFQMRAARALLGIDQRTLAELAGVSLPTIQRMEASTGNVRGVVETLMRVVDAFERAGVELIGEQARSDSGGRGVRLKEPGPPRRGGA
- a CDS encoding PAS domain-containing protein; this encodes MRFGWRAISGPVLTAATPLLAMLFDRFIPTPSLAPSLAPLFVCIVALAGALSGFASAITSAALAVIGAALIVLNRSGVPFHAPGDLVQLGLLAATAIGTAGITGLMRERLLGSFAAERQSHATAARLSAALDQVDIGIVLLDAETRAEFINRAFRDYFALPDEVADGKPPFIALMYHGRDTGAFELPEDELGTFIAQRMEMVRTGDATPINIALRNGEVLRFVCAALPDGGRMLSYTPVTDLVRHTDAPARADYYRSLRDPANRKLIRYLRVAE
- a CDS encoding aldo/keto reductase, which translates into the protein MEVRNLGASGLRVSAVGLGCNNFGQRIDLEASRKVIHRALDLGITLFDTADIYSNMGGSENVLGTVLGDRRKDIVLATKYSKPMAEDGTRQGASRRYIMAAVEASLKRLKTDYIDLYQQHDYDPLTPIEESLRALDDLVRQGKVRYIGNSNFPAWRIAEAEYVARAMNVGRFVSCQDEYSLVVRDIEKDLLPAAQEYKLGLLPFFPLASGLLTGKYRKGETAPGDTRFGQTPRLRDRYVTPRNEDIVEKLMAFATARGHSMLELAFSWLAARPQVSSVIAGATRVEQIEENVKAIAWKLSAEDLAEIDKITLG
- a CDS encoding DUF992 domain-containing protein, producing the protein MRRSLLLAGLTVASLVASVANSGAQQQRMARVGVLECRGGASVGFIVGSVTHLGCVLRADGLPDDRYVATIRKVGLDIGITQETALAWGVFAPVDRLGPGDLSGNYAGAQGSASVGVGLGGNVLVGGSNNSIALQPLSVQGQVGLNVAAGLESLELRPGR